Proteins from one Rhinoraja longicauda isolate Sanriku21f chromosome 41, sRhiLon1.1, whole genome shotgun sequence genomic window:
- the LOC144611842 gene encoding putative G-protein coupled receptor 139 — MEIQKQTHGCKDYEMQSRSLRETVNLTAIVILSRGKCGLSKCITRYLVGMAAADFLVVVIAIVAEQINLLYSYASFLLITPVCALTLLFKVASMDCSVWLTVAFTFDRYIAICCQTQREKYCTERTATIVIITVAILSCLRCIPFYFVMQPQVIIDNVPWGCVPVPEYYTSLFWKTHELIDSIITPLLPICLILLCNGLTIRHIVAANKVRMGLRSNSENQKDSEVENRRKSMILLFALSTNFILLWLPYVIHSMTWQTVNIAYEDKHLNNPTYIMQQCGFMLQFLSTCTNTCIYTLTQRKFREELKHGVKYLITLNGILFK, encoded by the exons ATGGAGATTCAGAAGCAAACCCATGGATGTAAGGACTATGAAATGCAGAGCCGCAGTCTGCGCGAAACCG TTAACTTAACGGCGATCGTGATTCTCTCCCGTGGaaagtgtggactctccaaaTGTATTACACGCTACCTTGTGGGGATGGCAGCGGCCGATTTCCTTGTAGTTGTCATTGCTATTGTTGCGGAGCAGATTAACCTTCTCTATTCGTACGCTAGTTTCTTGCTCATAACCCCGGTATGTGCTCTGACGCTGCTCTTTAAAGTGGCAAGCATGGACTGTTCCGTTTGGTTAACGGTTGCTTTCACGTTCGATCGTTACATCGCGATTTGCTGCCAAACCCAGCGGGAaaaatattgtaccgagagaacagcaacaatagtaataataacaGTGGCTATTCTGAGCTGCTTGAGGTGCATTCCATTTTACTTTGTAATGCAGCCTCAAGTCATCATTGACAATGTACCTTGGGGCTGTGTACCAGTACCTGAATACTATACATCGTTATTCTGGAAAACACACGAGTTAATTGACAGTATTATAACACCGTTATTACCAATTTGTTTAATTCTTCTGTGTAATGGTTTAACAATCCGGCACATTGTTGCAGCAAATAAAGTCCGCATGGGACTCCGGAGTAACAGTGAAAATCAGAAGGATTCGGAAGTGGAGAACCGTAGAAAATCGATGATTCTGCTGTTCGCTTTGTCAACTAATTTCATATTACTGTGGTTGCCCTATGTCATACACTCCATGACATGGCAAACTGTGAATATTGCCTACGAAGACAAACATTTGAATAACCCGACATACATTATGCAGCAATGTGGATTTATGTTACAGTTCctcagtacctgcaccaacacgtgtatctatacactgacaCAGAGGAAATTCAGAGAGGAGCTGAAACATGGAGTGAAATatttgattacattgaatggaatACTCTTTAAATAA